ctgtataGGGTTagtatgacaataatttccgtagttttaattatttttgggataaaaaattacctatattaaaaattataaaatcgattcagtaaacgattctgaacaaactaatttcaggatgtgcgttaattaagttacatgttgtatagtctacacgggaagagtgtagctttccaacagtgaaagaagttcctaaatcggttcagcaagCCTAGGCTTTGCACATTGTGCGGGCTGCACTCGATCATTATTttgctattatattattttataaaactgcgATATctgagaattagaacaccatatcagagtcagtcattacaaacaactgaaattctgttttgaaaactgacaactgtcaactggtcaaaacattcgatgtaaattatgaaaacgcaAAATGACTCTTGTGGCtgaaccactgaatggattaggtaacttttttacaattcgccatagaatatcatacaGTATATGTGATagtatttaatgtgattaggtatgacacacccgatatatctaTATTTCATGAGTATAGTATAGTCCTAATATATGTACCTGCAAATGTTCTTCAAGGTTTTTCTTGACGCACACATGAAGAGGAGTAAGTCCTGCCCTATTCAAGCAGGTGACAGCTGCTCCAGCGTCGAGGAGTTCCTGAATGGCATCCAAGCTCTCGATTTCCACAGCAGTGTGGAGTGGTGTATCCAGGTTATCCAGCTGACTGTTCTTCATAGTGTTGAAATGACCACCAGCTCGCAGAAGCATCTTTATTACTTCGACCAGGCTGGAAATAATGAATGGAGGTGGTTATTTCTGAGATCTATAGTTATAATATCTGcatagtcttttcccaactaagttgttGTCGGTTTAGACAACGGACCCATGTCGGCGCGCGTttttccacgcgctcctcaaagagatgtcagcaaccccagtggggcccagcagggccaaggtctgccggggttgcgggattgttcgaaagagttaccgcggctctggtacataaaaggccttttttttttttttatcgacgtaaaatcatcaaatgacccctcccgctgtgggttagcagcggtgagggagtgtcagacttttactgactaaaatcgtcgtgttccgtcataggcctttatgtaccagggccgcggtatctttcgaacaacccgcagcccggcaggccttgccctgctggccccgctgggttgctgacgtctttgaggagcgcgtggaacaacgcgcgccgtcgacacgggtctgtcgtctaggaagacagagggacgatgagccacccgaactcaccgcccacagacccacgcctacggtggccgggagtcatctcgcgacacccggcgcccatggtgtctacctggtccagcgcggcggccgggatgagaggtgctacataaaaggcctacgacggaacacgacggttttttggccgtaagagtctgacactccctcaccgctgctaacccacagcgggaggggatcatttgatgattgattgatgatcaaaaaaaattgtggtcggtttccagtctaaccggatgcagctgggtatcagtgttttacaaggagcgactgcctaccttctcaacccagttaccttggttgtcagacttacttgcttctgaccacccataacgactgccaaagatgttctaaTGTTTAGCAGTCTGACGCTTGAAATGTGTTTAATATTCTCATACCttaaatatattacatatttGAAACATCCATTACGTTACAATTACCATTATGATGTTAATACACGCGGGAATTCTCTTCCCCGCTATTAAAATTGCAACATCCTTTTTCCCcgaaaaataagaatatttaatatatttatccCATCTTAGAAATTATAATCATAATTCTCGTAGctaaaacaatacatataagTACATACTGCAAATATACATAATGAGGTATTTCCCAAGAGTAGCATACGTCTTTTAATATATACACTTATACTTATTACACGCTTACACTATATaactttgtttttaagtttCGCTCTAAAAATATGGTTTAGCCAACTTGCGGATTCCCGAAAGAAAGTCTTCCAGTACCCGGATAGGAGGAGCTTTATCAGAATTGGTCCAGCCTTATTTGACTGatagtaaaattagcagaattgagaCCCTAATGATGGGtttgcaggattgttcgaaagagttaccgcggccctggtacataaaaggcccacgacggaacacggcggtttttagtcagtagaagtctgaaactccctcacgctgctaaaccacagcgggaggagtcatttgatgatttcccataaaaaagcaactaatcaaatcaaatcaaataccttcattttcaggctgcattggcccatagatatataccttaatgactaacatacatattatattatacaaaattgttagtatgatgatgatgtcctcctagccgattatcggctacggcggctgttctcatttaaggagatcagccaattgcgcaggacatattatagtgcacaagcatttgcgcagacgcaggtgcactccctattccttcactctcataatccgatgggacggcaatccgacacgaccggagagagatcaggcgcaggaccgacatttacgtgctctccgatgcacgggtgtatcaatcaccaacttccaggctccgggctgctttgtgaaagtcttctaaaacccacaaagcgatttcggcccgactcgggaatcgaacccgagacctcgtgctcagcagccgcacttgcgacagctagaccaacgaggcagttagtATATTGttgtactcagctgaatccggttagattggaagccgaccccaacatgattgggaaaaggctcggaggatgatgatgttagtatataaaaaacttaaaactatgttagtatcACTTCACTATGCACTATGTCACTAACTAATGATGATAATACTTACTGTTTCTCATTAACATCTTGGTCGTAATAATAAGCGTAGCCAGCGACATCTAGTGGCGTTCGGCCCTCAACATCTGTGATGTTAGGATCCGCTCCAGCAGCCAGCAGTAACCTGGTACAATGCTTCCGAGCGCACGAGGTCGCCACGTGCAGTGGAGTCCAACCAGGTTGGAATAGCGGCATCTGGGTAGAACGTTATCACTTATGTATAAGGTTGtgtggaagagatcgctcttagcaaTAGGTATGACCGTCCATTATGTCACTTACTTTAACTAACTAGGTATGTGACCAAAAATTTTCAATTGGTATTCCTAATAGAGCATATATCTCTATGTATCACTCCACGAGTAATATTAAAAAGGTTTGTgaatgtgtgtttgttactaATTCACGTGGCTggaaggattttgataaaacttgataGTAATAGAGCttgcttaaaaatattagataGGCACGGTTTATTTCCTTTCTCAAACTTATTACAATGAAAAGTTTTGCCAACATTTTTTGGCGAATTGAAATTTTTCGCGAGTTGCTATGCAGAAATCATATTAAGTTATCAGATTTATGGCGGAGGTCCAAGTACCACCATAGTAAGTTGTACTCGGAATTTAGTTGCAAACCGTcattaagtttggcgagaactatactttatgtcaaagtcaaatcattttatttcatttaggcctttacaagcacttatgaacgtcaaaaaatataaaacagttcGATTCCAATTGCCctttccaaaagtagcttcctacgGAGAAGAATGGGCAAGAAACGCCTTTACGAACTCCTTTCACAAGGGACTATTTAAAAAGgtcttttgaaatgttttcatGAGGGACTTAAAAAGGTCTTTTGACTTACACTTCCAACGATATCACGGCATTCATGGTCAATATTGTCCTTCCAAGGTTTAGGCAGGGTCATGGCGACCTCGCCAAGATCACAGCGGACATTCGTCAGCTCCTTGATGAGAGGACATAGTTTTCTGACATCCTCCTCCGTTTCTGAAGACATGCTCTCCGTGCCAACTCTCTCCTGAATATCTGGAAGATAAATTGAAAATCACCAAGTAATATTGAGAAGGCTGggcacgtcagccgaatgcatccagaCAGGTGGGACAATATTGCCAATCAGTGGATAACACAGGATGGCCACCGCAGACGGGATAGGActctaaggatcgagaggtgtggagacgagatggggaggccttgggacagcagtgggacaataaaggttaagaaaaaaatatattgagaagaTCACTTTTTCACCTATTGACTGATCAgtattataatgtttataacTGCTGTCATATTGGTTTAGaataagataaatataattatttttattatgtactggCATTATATGCCCAATGtcgctgtgccctaacaggatTCACAATATTGTCCTTAGCTATAAACCAACTTTAACACCTTGTTAAAAAAATTTGGAACGCAAATAAAAGATATGAATAATCCTGAATAAAATACGCTTAGGTATGTTTTATGAGCACATCAGTATTTGTAAGAAATTAAACCTCAAAGTAATAATCCTGGCCACCAAACGATACTTCTTAAAAACTATCTGCTGTCACTTTGTCAGTTGCgattttttgttgaatataTTTTGTCACCGAGAGTTGACGccttattacaattttatagctGTTATTAAAGAGATCAATTTAAGGAAATCAATATACAGCAACCATGGAGATAGCTCATaattttatggtattttttctattagcttTATTAGTATTGTAGCTGTGTAATTTTAATGTCATCATCAacttctgagccttttcccaactatgttggggtcggcttccagtctaaccggatgcagctgagtaccagtgtttcacaaggagcgactgtctatctgatccCTTCAATCCAGTTACTCGAGCAACCCAAATCCCCCTTGGTAAGTCAGTCTTGGTATGTTCAGTAACGTTCAATGTGTATGTTATTCTCAGGGTACAGGAGCTACCAATACCATGCTGCGAATCAATGAAAATGGAAATGTTGTTGGAACTATAATAGTTAACTGCGAAGGTATCTATGAGTAATagcaattatattgttttatattataatagcgACCTGCCACGGCTTCGCATGGGTGCAATGCTCCACCTAAaacataaaccttcctcttcaatcactctatctattaaaaaaaaacagcatcgaaatccgttgcgtagttttaaagatttaaacatacatttacttagggatatagggacaaagaaaacgtttttttatactatgtacttaGTGATATGCCATAGATGGGCATTGTGATTGCATCAGTTACTGCACTGCATTATGTGGAGTCGATTCCTGTGTGAACTACTTAAATTGATTCAGGGTCTGTATGTATATACTTTACATTGTATGGAATAAACGCACTTCAACAACGGACATTGTTTTTCAATAATCATATAGAGGAAGCAAGTGGAACTTTTAAGACTTTCTCACcataaaagctttattaaaattaattgttctcAGGTTTTCCTGAAACTACAACCCTGGATAGCTTGACAGCTGCCACTTACTCCAACCATATGAGAAACCTATCCCACCACGCATCGAATGCTCTCAAGGAAATTGTAAGTAAACATCGGCTTTGGACTCTTTAGGGTTATCCTGCCgaggctacgggattgttcgaaagagttattttACTCTTGGAAAATGGAAGGGGCCAGAAAGGACATTAATTCCTGGGATACGAAAGGGCTCCAAAAAGAACATGGGTTCCTGGACCATCAAGGGCTCTAAAAGGGTCTTGGCTGGCTCGGTAGGTGCCTGATATACCGGACAGAGGAAGGTCATTTCAGTAACGTACCTACATTCCAAGAAAGTCAAGTCATACAGTCGATAGATTGACGGAAGGTAGTAAGTAATTTCGTTAGCACATACATGAATCTAGTTTGTTTTCTGCCATAATCTGAGGGTCACCTTTAAATCTAGCAAGTTCTGGCAAGTTGATGTAGTAGGAATTATTATTGTCTACGGCTTTCTTATCGGTTTGGACTGAATTCTCTTTCAGGATGTAACTGATGAACTGGTAGTCTTACGGCTGGTCTCCAGAAAAACTGAGGCCGTTGTCGCTCCTGATGAAGAGTTCCACCTCATAGTGGTCATGAGAAGACATTAAACTTTCCCAGAAACTTCCATTCattacttcaaataaaatttggtcATATGACACACGTAAGTGTCGTCAAAATCTAATGTTAATGTAACTTTAAATCAGTGAAATATTGTCTTGTTATTGTTTAAATGTATTAATGCCTGTTTATCTAGGTTATTagcattataaatattatttataaccaattttgttggttttattttcaCGAAAAGATTGATGGCCATCACCGTGCTAAAGAGGATAAAGATGAAACAGTCTTGCTGTAATCGTCTAATCTCTATCGAATATACATACATTCTGACTATTATTTTGGGTCTTTAACAGAGTTTCTCAAACTTTTTGCATCCGTGGACCACTTTCACAATCTACAAATACCACGGACCCCCGTCTAAAGTATTTTAGGGAGATGAAAAAATACCTTCGTAGCTTCGCATCCAACAACTACAATACGTTTCGTCAAGTTTActacacatttttaaaaatatgtttacactCTACAGACTGACCTGCTGTGGACCCCTGATACAAATGTAAGACTCCTTAGGGTTCCGTGGACTCCACATTGAGAAACCCTGCTCCATACCCTATCTTTTCTATCTAGTTTGATCTCCCAGATCCTAACCTAATGATCcagccgtgctctcgctgtggcatattgggctgacaaagtgtaagtctcactataagacatgtcatcgacacgaaagaagaagaagaacgaagatctaggtttttttttcttagcccttattgtcccactgctgggcaaaggcctccccattttgtctccacacctctcgatccttagagtgctcccaccagtcagggttgtaggcgtccagATCGTCACGCCACGATGTGGGCCAAGAaacagaaaaattaaaatggGACTGGGCTGggcacgtcagccgaatgcatccagaCAGGTGGGCCAATGTTGTTGCTCAGTGGATACCGCAGGATGGCCACCGCAGATGTGGTCGGCCCCGGAAGACCTAGGTTTACCTTCAGGAAAGTCCAACAACACAGCAACTTGTCTCGCATTGCCAGCCCAGGCCGCCAAATGGAGGGGAGTTCTGCCAAGCTTGTCTATCCTCAGCTTCTCGGCTCCGAACTTGATGAGCAGGCTCAAGGTATCTCCCCCTATGAGGGCAGCAGTGTGGCAGGCGGAGACGTGGCCCAGACGACATGTTGCGTTCGGACTTGCACCGGCGTTGAGCAACCTGGAATTTGTGACGAAGAATCAGAAAGGTGTCAGCTTTTACGTTTTTAACCGATTATGTCACGTTTGGCTGTTTTTCATGCGGCTTTCAGAATTGTATTTGTCGGCACTGGTGTTCAAGACGAAGATAGTAGTAGTTGTATTATGTAAGTTCTACATGGATCGACGatctattttatcaatttttagtacgtaggtatattttcgTTGAAAGTATCAAAGTACTGTCTAGTGAAAATCACTAacgattattttaattgttcttTTTTCGCCCTACTTGCAATAATCGCACCAATATTGGAAATTAGTTAGGTATTTGGCCAAATGTTGGTTCCCAGCATATTGGACGAAAAACGACGAACGGCGACATGGTGTAAATACACTGTTGATACACTCGTGCACCGAAAaccacgttaatgtcggtcctgcttgtgatctctctccggtggtatcggattgccgtcccatcgggatatgagagtgaagaaatagggAATGCCCCTGTGTCTAcccaaatgcttgtgcactataatatgtcctgcgcagctggctgaccTCAGACATATGAAATCAGACTTGAACGCCATTAATTTATTGGAAGTTTGTTGTAGGTATGTTGTTCAAATGTTGGATCCCAACATGTTGGACGTAAATGCGACCATGTGTTGTGACCAATTATACTGTACTGCATTACTGTCCCCAACGTTTAAACACAATTATTTCGAGTAGATGACAAGGTGACAGACTAACCATTACTTGAAGAAATTAAGCAATatttagggtgcgtctacacggtgcatgtagcaggagcaagttaacatgcgcaagtgacaagagcacgcgggtgggtactTTGCTTTGGTATATGCGCAAGTCGCTGGATTAGCACGtcatgtttttaaaatgcatgtaaccggGGCAAATGAGCAAAGTTCTTGCACcgtgtaatgtaatgtaatctttattgttttgattgtgTTGGTTACAGGTGTTAGGtatctgcgggttgttcgaaagagataccgcggccctggcacatagaaaggcctacgacggaacacgacggttttagtcagtaagagtctgacactccctcaccgctgctaactcacagcgggaggggtcatttgatgatttttgacgtcgttaaaaaataaaccggccaagtgcgagtcgtacctactcgcgcaccgagggttccgtacaattcctgtatagataaaaagtgagtctcgcgccaaccgttcagtttagaacaatcatagttatggtaatttcgtgagagtcaaaatacctagttaatattttttattttataatataattaaaatagtaggccagtaccttgtaaaagttattttattaaagttatttatatacaacattttatagtcatcattcagaaatctaattgaaaataactaattatgtcttaaataaaggccattgggcatatctgacccgctttgtaaaaagtggcggacatgaatcaaagtagttttaaattgtggagaatggtatgacgtttctttgaatttaaatattttattaaaattccatggagacgaacgtccaggatcgtttgaaaaatataaaacacaatcagtttcagaggattgtacaggttgcaatgctagtttttattgttaaaaacttttcataaagaaggaagatgccaattcggatgaccaggatcagatgaggatctggaaaccctgagaaatcgaggtcaACTCTtgatattgtaggcacgcatcgagtcaaaaccagacatgcgAGTGTAGTTTTGAGGGTAccggtaaacagtgaaggtttggagctgatttgattatggagactacagagagtcgagggaactcctgaacggtatgttgcaactaccacatgtttgggcttattttatttgtattggcgaagactttcaacatttctcaggatttccatcatcagatcctgacctaatgacaatggaaataaacggcgagtatactctttcactacaaagacatgatttctcaaatccgtcaaacttggtcgtttaaattccccattgaaatgaggaaaatatttgatgtttacacctgattttctctagattcccatggttcacattgatgcgactactgccatagtaaatcagagcctttatcattatactgtgctatatttcgttcgtatccgccgtgggtatggtttccatactaaggtgcccaatgacctttgaatgattcataatttttcacagtttagaggcaattatatttaagaagtgtttgatatgaatttcaactttattatatctacgcgttcatgtgaaaaagggtaggtagtaagtttataattattaaaaaaatattttatgtcatgtaagcaaaaataatattttaatattttatgtaacttcatatttatcattttcgcaatttttcctttatctgtactatataacgttgcttcttgccgaattttaagattctgagttcacgggaagtaccttgtaggttttgattccctagcgtgtgacggaaattcgtctaaggtgtcggtataactgctgtatcttttgat
The DNA window shown above is from Helicoverpa armigera isolate CAAS_96S chromosome 25, ASM3070526v1, whole genome shotgun sequence and carries:
- the LOC110379478 gene encoding dynein light chain roadblock-type 2; this translates as MEIAHNFMGTGATNTMLRINENGNVVGTIIVNCEGFPETTTLDSLTAATYSNHMRNLSHHASNALKEIDVTDELVVLRLVSRKTEAVVAPDEEFHLIVVMRRH